In Symmachiella dynata, the following are encoded in one genomic region:
- a CDS encoding STAS domain-containing protein, with product MTDDMYDRDDWTEQGESDSGIMHEPVADPGIFQVYQAGRVTVVGFRGNDIPAGFWIGGYREALKSIVQEHDCEELSFDLTGVTSVPSGMLGLFVSLSELGVNLSVYNPSGEVREVLHTTNLSKLVEVRDIDMGTGPED from the coding sequence ATGACGGACGACATGTATGACCGAGATGATTGGACGGAGCAGGGCGAGAGCGACTCGGGGATTATGCACGAACCGGTAGCAGATCCGGGCATCTTTCAAGTCTACCAGGCCGGAAGAGTGACTGTGGTCGGCTTTCGCGGGAACGACATACCCGCGGGGTTTTGGATCGGCGGATATCGGGAAGCGCTCAAGAGCATCGTTCAGGAGCATGACTGCGAGGAGTTGTCGTTCGACTTGACCGGAGTCACCAGCGTCCCCAGTGGCATGCTGGGACTGTTTGTGTCACTCAGCGAATTGGGGGTGAATCTTTCGGTATACAATCCTAGCGGCGAGGTCCGCGAAGTTTTGCATACGACAAATCTCAGCAAGCTTGTGGAGGTTCGCGACATTGACATGGGGACCGGCCCAGAAGACTAA
- a CDS encoding response regulator, producing the protein MTTVLVVDDSATDRRLAAGLLKKNEEVEVTFAADGCEALAQIEQHPPDIVVTDLQMPNMNGLELVQAIRKQFPQLPVVLMTGKGSEEIAVQALENGAASYVTKKRLARDLPETVSRVLATVSEHRHRRQLKSRMTTGEFEFTLENDPQLLSTAVQFVCHLLREFEVCHDSDYSRIGTALDEALHNAFYHGNLEIRSELKLEDGDQFYELAKSRCQETPYRDRQIYLRTAFSADHVLFVIRDEGCGFNPTLLPDPTDPANLGRPFGRGILLMRTFMDALEFNATGNEVTLMKQRVRPAGTNGQ; encoded by the coding sequence ATGACAACTGTCCTTGTCGTCGATGACTCCGCTACGGATCGCCGTTTGGCGGCCGGCCTATTGAAAAAGAATGAGGAGGTGGAGGTGACGTTCGCCGCTGACGGCTGTGAGGCGTTAGCGCAAATCGAACAACATCCCCCCGACATTGTGGTGACCGACCTGCAAATGCCCAATATGAATGGGCTGGAACTGGTGCAGGCGATCCGCAAACAATTTCCACAATTGCCCGTGGTGCTAATGACCGGCAAGGGCAGCGAAGAGATCGCTGTGCAAGCGTTGGAGAACGGGGCGGCCAGTTATGTCACCAAGAAACGACTGGCACGCGACCTGCCCGAAACAGTGAGCCGCGTATTGGCGACCGTCAGCGAACACCGTCATCGCCGCCAACTGAAGAGCCGGATGACCACAGGCGAGTTTGAGTTTACGTTAGAAAACGATCCGCAATTGCTCTCGACGGCGGTACAATTTGTCTGTCATTTGCTTCGCGAATTCGAGGTTTGTCACGACAGCGATTATTCAAGGATCGGCACCGCACTCGACGAAGCGTTGCATAACGCGTTTTATCACGGCAATTTAGAAATCCGGTCGGAGCTGAAACTGGAGGATGGAGACCAGTTTTACGAATTGGCCAAATCACGCTGCCAAGAGACTCCCTATCGGGATCGCCAGATTTATTTGCGAACTGCCTTTTCCGCCGACCATGTATTGTTTGTGATTCGCGACGAAGGGTGCGGCTTTAACCCGACGCTTCTCCCCGACCCGACCGACCCGGCAAACCTGGGCCGGCCGTTTGGTCGCGGGATTCTGTTGATGCGGACCTTCATGGATGCGCTGGAATTCAACGCCACCGGCAACGAGGTCACGTTGATGAAACAGCGTGTGCGGCCCGCGGGAACGAATGGTCAGTGA
- a CDS encoding DUF6798 domain-containing protein, with amino-acid sequence MDQPQRELPSSRQPNQPWWTRRQRGWTIVLLFAGFIAYSFVRTPIPAVNEPHYLTKAKHVWNPAWGHGDLFLESSNPHFVFYSTVGSLTQWFSLEQTAVISRVAALLLLAVGLESLLSVLLTGIRPVLATAALYLGMMAVGNLAGEWIIGGVEGKVFAYGFAFWAAGLAARGCLLRPAALLGFAVSFHPVVGIWCLLATLAGVWVPRFLRGDHARIDSLPKIAAAAVLFGVCAAPGLYPALQTLGGAPAEIAAQADRIQVFSRLKHHLDPAVFSLRAYACYAAMLIVWIAFRKRAAISAGGDFLNWYLMASVLFAVGGLVARFGFPLLGIQSASLLKFYPFRLFDVLMPLAVAVLAVRLFQQWADGFSELPQKQRAAYGMAYLVCGAAFAYTLLVMPVDRSPTRFHPLVLADWQASCRWASEHAPDDARVLTPSYSWGFKWYGQRAEYVNYKDCPQDASSLLEWQRRYDLLRTWEESRLAGTMSREIVNQFEDRELIDFVIARTNDETDLPVVYRGQYFSVFDVRGQ; translated from the coding sequence ATGGACCAGCCCCAACGGGAACTGCCAAGCAGCCGGCAGCCCAACCAGCCTTGGTGGACACGACGACAACGTGGCTGGACGATCGTATTGCTGTTCGCCGGCTTTATCGCCTACAGCTTCGTGCGAACACCGATACCCGCGGTCAATGAACCGCATTATCTGACCAAAGCCAAGCACGTCTGGAACCCCGCTTGGGGTCACGGCGATTTGTTTTTGGAGTCGTCCAACCCGCACTTTGTCTTCTACTCAACCGTGGGCAGCCTCACCCAGTGGTTTTCGCTGGAGCAGACCGCAGTGATCTCCCGTGTGGCGGCGCTGTTGCTGCTAGCGGTCGGATTGGAATCGTTGTTGTCGGTCCTGCTGACCGGCATACGCCCCGTGCTGGCAACTGCGGCGCTCTATCTCGGCATGATGGCCGTCGGGAATCTGGCGGGCGAATGGATCATCGGCGGGGTTGAAGGCAAAGTGTTCGCCTACGGCTTCGCCTTTTGGGCGGCCGGATTGGCGGCGCGCGGCTGTTTGCTGCGTCCTGCTGCGCTGTTGGGATTTGCCGTTAGTTTTCACCCGGTGGTGGGCATTTGGTGTCTGCTGGCGACATTGGCCGGCGTATGGGTCCCCCGTTTTTTACGTGGCGACCACGCACGAATAGACTCCCTGCCAAAAATCGCAGCCGCCGCCGTGCTGTTTGGTGTGTGCGCAGCTCCCGGACTTTACCCTGCCCTGCAGACGCTGGGTGGTGCCCCGGCGGAAATAGCCGCTCAAGCGGATCGCATCCAGGTTTTTAGCCGCCTCAAGCACCATCTCGATCCAGCGGTCTTTTCGCTACGCGCCTACGCCTGTTATGCCGCGATGCTGATTGTCTGGATTGCTTTCCGTAAGCGGGCCGCAATATCTGCCGGCGGGGATTTCCTCAACTGGTATTTGATGGCCAGCGTGCTGTTTGCCGTTGGGGGACTTGTCGCTCGGTTCGGATTTCCTCTGCTTGGAATTCAAAGTGCGTCGCTGTTGAAATTCTATCCGTTTCGATTATTCGATGTCCTGATGCCATTGGCAGTCGCCGTGTTAGCGGTTCGACTCTTTCAACAATGGGCGGATGGATTCAGCGAACTCCCTCAAAAGCAGCGCGCAGCTTATGGAATGGCCTACCTCGTTTGTGGAGCGGCGTTTGCCTACACACTGTTGGTGATGCCGGTGGACCGCAGCCCCACACGTTTTCACCCACTGGTGCTCGCCGATTGGCAGGCGAGTTGCCGTTGGGCATCGGAGCATGCTCCAGACGATGCGCGCGTGCTGACGCCTTCGTATAGCTGGGGGTTTAAGTGGTACGGTCAGCGGGCTGAATACGTGAACTACAAAGATTGCCCACAGGATGCGTCCAGCTTGCTCGAATGGCAACGGCGGTATGATCTGCTAAGGACTTGGGAAGAGTCCCGGCTAGCGGGCACAATGTCGCGTGAGATTGTGAACCAATTTGAAGACCGAGAACTGATCGATTTTGTGATCGCACGCACCAACGACGAGACAGACCTGCCGGTTGTTTATCGCGGGCAATATTTTTCAGTCTTCGACGTGCGCGGGCAATAG
- a CDS encoding RNA polymerase subunit sigma, with protein sequence MSGPIVRTGTTPEFWNNWDAVFGDKKAAKKKATKKKAAPKAAVKKKATKKKAAKKKAKK encoded by the coding sequence ATGAGTGGTCCGATCGTACGAACGGGAACGACGCCGGAATTTTGGAACAACTGGGACGCTGTCTTTGGTGATAAAAAGGCTGCGAAAAAGAAGGCCACTAAGAAAAAGGCCGCTCCCAAAGCAGCGGTAAAGAAAAAGGCGACGAAGAAAAAAGCCGCTAAAAAGAAAGCCAAGAAGTAG
- a CDS encoding sugar phosphate isomerase/epimerase family protein — MSSMKGPAVFLAQFLRDEPPFDDLHTIGRWFADMGFLGAQIPSWDPRTIDLAQAAASKNYCDDYLGCLAEIGLQPTDLAGYLQGQVLAVHPAYEIMFEAFHPPGLSGQERTDWASEQLRQCVLASEQMGLTTVPVLSGGFAWHMVYPWPQRPAGIIEEAFKELAARWLPLLDFALDHGCVFTYELHPGSDLFDGATYEMFLDQTGNHPAACINYDPSHFLLQQLDYLEFIRIYGERIKGFHVKDAEFRPSGRVGVYGGYQPWSGRASRFRSLGDGQVDFTQVFTLLTEAGYDGWAVMEWECAVKSPEQGAREGAPFIQKHIIETSDVAFDDFAGGHADMGANRRMLGLE; from the coding sequence ATGTCATCGATGAAAGGCCCAGCTGTTTTTCTGGCCCAGTTTCTCCGCGATGAACCGCCGTTCGACGACTTACACACCATCGGTCGCTGGTTTGCCGACATGGGGTTTCTCGGTGCCCAAATCCCCAGTTGGGACCCGCGAACGATCGACTTAGCGCAGGCAGCCGCCTCGAAAAACTATTGCGACGACTATCTCGGCTGCTTGGCCGAGATCGGTTTGCAGCCCACCGATTTGGCCGGATACCTACAAGGCCAAGTCCTCGCCGTACATCCGGCGTATGAGATTATGTTCGAAGCCTTTCATCCTCCCGGTCTCAGCGGTCAAGAACGAACGGATTGGGCGAGCGAGCAATTGCGGCAATGCGTGCTGGCATCCGAGCAGATGGGGCTGACCACCGTTCCGGTCCTCTCAGGCGGATTTGCCTGGCATATGGTTTATCCTTGGCCGCAACGCCCCGCGGGAATTATTGAAGAGGCTTTCAAAGAACTCGCCGCCCGCTGGTTGCCGCTACTCGATTTTGCGCTGGATCATGGCTGTGTGTTTACCTACGAACTGCATCCCGGGTCCGACCTCTTCGATGGGGCCACGTATGAGATGTTTTTGGATCAAACTGGCAATCACCCCGCTGCCTGCATCAATTACGACCCCAGCCACTTTCTGCTGCAACAACTCGACTACCTCGAGTTTATTCGCATCTATGGTGAGCGGATCAAGGGTTTTCATGTCAAAGATGCAGAGTTCCGTCCCTCGGGACGTGTGGGTGTGTATGGCGGCTATCAACCCTGGTCCGGCCGTGCATCACGGTTCCGTTCGCTGGGGGACGGACAAGTCGATTTCACGCAGGTCTTCACGTTGCTGACCGAAGCGGGTTACGATGGCTGGGCGGTGATGGAATGGGAATGCGCCGTCAAAAGCCCAGAGCAGGGGGCCCGTGAGGGCGCGCCGTTTATTCAAAAACACATCATCGAAACCAGTGACGTCGCCTTCGACGATTTCGCCGGCGGCCACGCGGACATGGGGGCGAATCGTCGTATGCTGGGGTTGGAGTGA
- a CDS encoding Gfo/Idh/MocA family oxidoreductase, translating to MQPWKRKLRMGMVGGGQGAFIGGVHRTAAALDGQIELVAGCFSRDPENTRQTGAQLYLDPARCYDSYEEMATAEAKLPADQRIDFVSVVTPNNSHFAIAQTFLKAGFHVVCEKPMTFNLEEADQLCQLVEQTNLVFALMHNYTGHPLVRHARNLFQNNEMGTVRKVVVEYLQDFLMVPHEKLGHKQVIWRVDPTQAGVGGTLGDVGTHCVNLLEYVTGDPITELCADKSTFLPDRVLDEDVNVLLRFASGGKGVLTISQVATGEENGLRLRVYGSEGAVLWGQEEPNKLDLLRYGQPRQTLTRGRGEFLSESASACTRIPAGHPEGYLEAFATIYCGITEAIRAHLDGQPLKTEQYNFPTVYDGRRGLQFITQAVESCAQGSIWMPMT from the coding sequence ATGCAACCTTGGAAACGTAAACTGCGGATGGGGATGGTGGGGGGCGGGCAGGGGGCCTTTATTGGTGGGGTGCACCGTACGGCGGCTGCTTTGGATGGGCAGATCGAATTGGTCGCCGGCTGCTTTTCGCGTGATCCGGAAAATACGCGGCAAACCGGGGCTCAGCTGTACCTCGATCCGGCGCGGTGTTACGACAGTTACGAAGAGATGGCAACTGCCGAGGCGAAGTTGCCTGCTGATCAGCGGATCGATTTTGTGAGTGTTGTCACGCCCAACAATTCGCACTTTGCGATTGCCCAGACGTTTCTCAAAGCTGGGTTTCATGTCGTCTGCGAAAAACCGATGACGTTCAACCTTGAAGAGGCCGATCAGTTGTGCCAACTCGTCGAACAGACCAATTTGGTGTTCGCCCTGATGCACAACTACACCGGCCATCCTCTCGTACGTCACGCCCGCAATCTGTTTCAGAACAATGAAATGGGGACCGTCCGTAAGGTGGTCGTCGAGTACCTGCAGGATTTCCTGATGGTCCCGCACGAAAAACTGGGCCACAAACAAGTCATCTGGCGCGTCGATCCCACCCAAGCGGGCGTTGGTGGGACGTTGGGCGATGTCGGGACGCACTGCGTGAATTTGTTGGAGTATGTCACGGGCGATCCGATCACCGAATTGTGCGCCGACAAAAGCACGTTTCTTCCCGACCGCGTATTGGACGAAGACGTCAACGTGCTGTTGCGGTTCGCTTCGGGGGGTAAGGGAGTGCTCACCATCAGCCAAGTCGCCACCGGAGAAGAAAACGGTCTACGACTCCGCGTGTATGGTTCTGAAGGAGCCGTGTTGTGGGGGCAGGAGGAGCCGAACAAATTGGATCTGTTGCGCTACGGTCAACCGCGACAAACACTGACCCGCGGACGTGGAGAATTTCTCTCCGAATCAGCCAGCGCCTGCACGCGGATTCCGGCCGGACATCCGGAAGGGTATCTGGAAGCATTTGCCACGATCTATTGCGGCATCACGGAAGCCATTCGCGCCCATCTCGACGGCCAACCGCTCAAGACTGAGCAATACAATTTTCCCACAGTCTACGACGGTCGCCGCGGCCTACAGTTCATCACCCAAGCGGTAGAATCCTGCGCACAAGGATCGATCTGGATGCCCATGACTTAG
- a CDS encoding AAA family ATPase: MGLKNRGSRLSTQVNAQIEQLEAAIGGVLMGKPEAIRMAVVALLSDGHILIEDAPGVGKTVLGKAMARSLNCQFRRIQFTPDLLPSDILGSSVFLPNLGEFEFREGPIFTNILLADEINRTTPRTQSALLEAMSEHQVSIEGETRPLAAPFLVLATQNPLEYEGTYPLPENQLDRFMMSIEVGYPSREVERDILTMHRTGEPVNQLQATLTTEDIIALQAAVRDVRVDDSINDYLLDIVAATRTHDELELGVSTRGALIFYRAVQGMALAEGRNFAIPDDVKRLAEPVLAHRVICRGVMRQGRRERSQAVIRQIVNSTAVPQ, encoded by the coding sequence ATGGGTCTTAAAAATCGGGGTTCCAGGTTGTCCACACAAGTCAATGCACAGATAGAGCAACTCGAGGCAGCGATCGGCGGCGTGTTGATGGGAAAACCCGAGGCGATTCGTATGGCAGTCGTCGCCTTGCTGTCCGATGGACATATCCTGATTGAAGACGCACCGGGCGTGGGCAAGACGGTGCTGGGCAAGGCGATGGCGCGGAGCCTCAATTGCCAGTTTCGCCGGATTCAATTTACGCCCGACTTGCTGCCGAGTGATATTCTCGGCTCCAGTGTGTTCTTGCCGAACCTGGGAGAATTCGAATTTCGCGAAGGTCCGATTTTCACGAACATCTTGCTGGCCGACGAAATCAACCGCACAACGCCGCGGACTCAAAGCGCGTTGCTGGAAGCAATGAGCGAGCATCAGGTTTCGATCGAAGGCGAGACCCGACCGTTGGCAGCACCGTTTCTGGTCCTGGCGACGCAAAACCCGTTGGAATACGAGGGGACCTATCCGCTGCCGGAAAACCAATTGGACCGGTTCATGATGAGCATCGAGGTAGGGTATCCCTCGCGCGAAGTCGAACGCGACATCCTCACCATGCACCGCACAGGGGAACCGGTCAATCAATTGCAAGCCACGCTCACCACAGAAGACATTATCGCCCTGCAGGCGGCTGTCCGCGACGTCCGTGTTGACGATTCCATCAACGATTATCTGCTGGACATCGTCGCCGCCACGCGCACGCATGACGAATTGGAACTCGGCGTCAGCACCCGGGGCGCGCTCATCTTTTATCGGGCAGTGCAAGGCATGGCGCTGGCCGAAGGACGGAACTTTGCGATTCCCGACGACGTCAAAAGACTAGCCGAACCGGTGTTGGCTCACCGCGTCATCTGTCGCGGCGTCATGCGTCAAGGCCGCCGCGAACGCTCGCAAGCTGTGATCCGACAGATTGTCAATTCGACAGCGGTGCCGCAGTGA
- a CDS encoding phosphatase PAP2 family protein: MAALFLPGCGISREYNTVDVSPPPMAQNDIGHSHPLAGLPSPNPNVRAEPVVASVSQASAVMPATTLHSTPPPQEVNTDWIQPPVAPVCQPGCCQTDCCRTSLSPQLYQALYGPPPKFNFRSDFHNCWGTLVDDAKSTVTWKNVFIMGAATGAAIGIHQDWDDKVRAYTAEHPSRWGSGGEGIGYLGDFTVQIPVLAGLYSYSLWDQNEELHDLSSTLISAYAVTTTTTTLIKVAVNSDRPSEDFNGGKFGFPSYHTSSSFALASVLDKYYGHKVGLPAYTLAGVIAWTRIDERDHDLSDVVFGAVLGTVIGRSIAANHLGEDTDVVPFYEPESGAAGVAFGVNY; encoded by the coding sequence GTGGCGGCGCTGTTTCTCCCCGGGTGTGGAATTTCACGCGAATACAACACCGTGGATGTGTCGCCGCCGCCCATGGCGCAAAACGATATTGGCCACTCCCATCCGTTAGCAGGCTTGCCTAGCCCGAATCCCAATGTTCGCGCAGAGCCGGTCGTCGCTAGCGTTTCACAAGCCTCAGCCGTCATGCCCGCTACGACTCTCCACTCGACTCCCCCGCCTCAGGAAGTCAACACAGATTGGATCCAGCCGCCCGTCGCCCCTGTTTGTCAGCCTGGTTGTTGTCAAACCGATTGTTGCCGGACCAGCCTCTCGCCGCAGTTGTATCAAGCACTCTACGGACCACCGCCGAAATTCAACTTTCGCAGCGATTTTCATAATTGCTGGGGGACGTTGGTCGATGATGCGAAGTCGACCGTGACCTGGAAAAACGTGTTTATCATGGGAGCTGCCACCGGGGCTGCGATTGGCATTCATCAAGACTGGGACGACAAGGTTCGAGCCTATACTGCCGAACATCCCAGCAGGTGGGGGAGTGGTGGTGAAGGGATCGGTTACTTGGGCGATTTCACGGTGCAGATCCCCGTCTTGGCCGGACTGTATTCCTATAGCCTGTGGGATCAGAACGAAGAACTGCACGATTTGAGCAGCACGCTAATCAGCGCCTACGCCGTCACCACGACCACAACCACTTTGATCAAGGTGGCGGTGAATAGTGATCGCCCCTCAGAGGATTTCAACGGCGGAAAATTTGGATTTCCTTCGTATCACACCTCCAGCAGTTTTGCGTTGGCATCGGTGCTCGATAAATACTATGGCCACAAAGTCGGCTTGCCCGCTTATACCCTGGCCGGAGTGATTGCCTGGACGCGCATCGACGAACGTGATCACGATCTTTCCGACGTCGTATTTGGCGCGGTCTTGGGAACGGTGATCGGTCGCAGCATCGCTGCCAACCATCTGGGTGAAGATACGGATGTCGTCCCGTTTTACGAACCGGAAAGTGGCGCTGCCGGAGTGGCGTTTGGCGTGAACTATTGA
- a CDS encoding histidine phosphatase family protein, which translates to MELFLIRHGQSANNANPLVERHQDPPLTDIGAEQVVRLAEWAGPLGLTRIIASPFLRALHTAEELRRATGVPAEVWVDIHEQGGCCTGPDPTADLIADRYQGRPGMSDSEIRALYPEFQLPAELDHRGWWQSKPFESVADARRRAETVIERTQREFGHTDERIALVFHGMLKCLVLDAMFGGYVTEDDDITVPFNSSISKVVITPEGTQLDFYNGVDHLTAELLTS; encoded by the coding sequence ATGGAACTTTTTTTGATACGCCATGGACAATCGGCGAATAATGCGAATCCTCTTGTGGAGCGGCATCAGGATCCTCCACTGACCGACATTGGAGCAGAACAGGTCGTCCGCTTGGCAGAATGGGCGGGTCCGTTGGGATTGACGCGGATTATTGCCAGCCCGTTCCTGCGTGCATTGCATACGGCTGAGGAATTACGACGTGCGACCGGCGTACCGGCAGAGGTGTGGGTCGATATTCACGAACAGGGAGGCTGTTGTACCGGTCCCGATCCGACGGCCGATCTGATCGCTGATCGCTATCAAGGACGGCCGGGCATGTCCGACTCTGAAATCCGGGCACTGTATCCGGAATTCCAATTGCCTGCCGAGCTTGACCACCGTGGCTGGTGGCAGTCCAAACCGTTTGAATCGGTGGCCGATGCGCGGCGACGTGCGGAGACGGTCATCGAGCGGACGCAGCGAGAATTTGGGCATACCGACGAACGAATCGCGCTCGTGTTTCACGGCATGCTCAAGTGCCTGGTCCTCGATGCCATGTTCGGTGGGTATGTGACGGAAGACGACGACATCACCGTGCCGTTTAATTCCAGCATCAGCAAGGTCGTGATCACTCCCGAAGGAACGCAACTCGACTTTTACAACGGCGTCGATCACCTGACGGCCGAGTTACTGACCTCTTAG
- a CDS encoding sigma-70 family RNA polymerase sigma factor yields the protein MDKDNNSQLVELLNRARGGDEAARDELFDKCRNYLAIVARVQVESWLRVKVDASDLVQQTMLDAYRGFGDFRGNSEGEWLTWLKQILKHNATDFVRRYRGTEKRQQRREVPMQVGPTNLSEGFTREPSSGGESPSELVMQREREIQLADCITKLAPDHQEVIILRSLQRLPFDEVAERMDRTRPAVQMLWARAVSKLKDLYGEF from the coding sequence ATGGATAAAGACAATAACTCGCAACTTGTGGAACTGTTAAACCGTGCTCGCGGTGGCGATGAGGCGGCGCGCGATGAATTGTTCGACAAATGCCGCAACTATCTGGCGATTGTGGCCCGCGTGCAGGTCGAGAGTTGGTTGCGGGTGAAAGTCGATGCGTCCGATTTGGTGCAGCAGACCATGCTGGACGCCTATCGCGGTTTCGGCGATTTCCGTGGGAACAGCGAGGGGGAATGGCTGACCTGGTTGAAGCAAATCCTCAAGCACAACGCGACCGACTTTGTGCGACGCTATCGCGGCACAGAAAAACGTCAGCAGCGCCGTGAAGTCCCCATGCAAGTCGGACCGACAAATTTGTCTGAAGGGTTCACCCGCGAACCCAGTTCCGGCGGCGAAAGCCCCAGTGAACTGGTCATGCAGCGTGAACGAGAAATTCAGTTGGCCGACTGCATCACAAAACTCGCGCCCGATCATCAAGAGGTCATCATCCTCCGCAGCTTGCAGCGACTGCCGTTTGACGAAGTCGCTGAGCGGATGGACCGCACGCGCCCGGCAGTGCAAATGCTATGGGCCCGCGCGGTGAGCAAACTCAAAGACCTGTACGGCGAGTTCTAG
- a CDS encoding pyridoxal phosphate-dependent aminotransferase: protein MAATLSQFAQTLSVETAFTVLAVAKQLKAAGKDVVELEIGDSPFESTASAKSTGIQAINENQSHYCPSSGVPAFREAAAKFVKNEFGIPAAAENIIPGPGAKVFEQFFCEAFLNPGDGVMVFSPFFPTYIPNIERRGARAVLCPLTQGNEFRPQVSDIEDFLNTDAAPKAIFLNSPHNPTGGVTTEDDLRDIADLIRGKDIAVFSDEPYCHMIWEGQHHSILSQPGMMDQAVAAYTFSKSYSMSGWRLGFAVSNKEISDAIGKMINTTLSCTPTLVQLAGAAALEQDSSERDRTMLLFREKVVLLTEGLNKIPGFHSLDPTATFYVFPNVAPVCNDLGITSHGLALYLLEGADDDFGVACLGGECFGDAGAGFLRFSCAEPNDRLQQALEFLPVALSRTERIAAFLEQNPQYRLAKPYPTEA, encoded by the coding sequence GTGGCCGCTACGCTTAGCCAATTCGCACAGACTCTCAGCGTCGAAACCGCTTTCACGGTGCTTGCCGTTGCTAAACAACTCAAAGCTGCCGGCAAGGATGTTGTCGAACTCGAAATCGGCGACAGCCCGTTTGAAAGCACCGCTTCGGCCAAATCGACCGGCATTCAAGCGATCAACGAAAACCAGTCGCACTATTGCCCCTCCAGCGGGGTGCCGGCGTTTCGCGAAGCGGCTGCCAAGTTTGTTAAAAACGAATTCGGCATCCCGGCCGCTGCGGAAAATATTATTCCCGGTCCGGGCGCCAAGGTCTTTGAGCAATTCTTCTGCGAGGCGTTTCTCAATCCGGGCGACGGTGTGATGGTTTTCAGCCCGTTTTTTCCCACTTACATTCCTAACATCGAACGTCGCGGCGCGCGGGCGGTGCTTTGTCCGCTCACGCAGGGAAATGAATTCCGTCCACAAGTCTCCGACATCGAAGATTTTCTGAATACCGATGCCGCCCCCAAGGCGATCTTTCTCAACTCGCCGCACAACCCCACCGGCGGCGTGACCACCGAAGACGACCTGCGAGACATTGCCGATTTGATTCGCGGCAAGGATATCGCCGTCTTTTCCGACGAACCGTATTGCCACATGATTTGGGAAGGCCAGCATCATTCGATCCTGTCGCAACCCGGGATGATGGACCAAGCGGTCGCCGCGTATACGTTCAGCAAATCCTACAGCATGAGCGGTTGGCGGTTGGGCTTCGCCGTGTCGAACAAGGAAATCTCCGATGCCATTGGCAAAATGATTAACACCACGCTCTCCTGCACGCCAACGCTGGTGCAACTGGCCGGGGCAGCGGCGCTGGAACAAGATTCGTCGGAACGAGACCGCACAATGCTATTGTTCCGCGAAAAGGTTGTCCTGCTGACCGAAGGCCTCAACAAGATCCCCGGTTTCCACAGCCTGGACCCGACTGCCACGTTTTATGTGTTCCCCAACGTCGCTCCGGTTTGCAATGATCTGGGTATCACCAGCCACGGCTTGGCGTTGTATCTGCTCGAAGGGGCGGACGATGATTTCGGCGTCGCCTGTTTGGGCGGGGAATGCTTTGGGGATGCCGGCGCTGGATTTTTGCGATTCAGTTGCGCCGAACCCAACGACCGTCTGCAACAGGCGCTTGAATTCCTGCCCGTGGCACTCAGCCGTACCGAACGCATCGCCGCCTTTTTGGAACAGAACCCCCAATACCGGTTGGCTAAACCGTACCCAACCGAAGCGTAA